DNA from Arthrobacter sp. SLBN-112:
GCGCCGCCCCAGATGGCCCAGGCCAGCAGGCTCAGGCCGATGAGGACGCTGCCGGGCAGGACGGGAATGATGGTACCGGCCACCCCCACCAGGATTGCCAGGCCGCACAGGATGGTCACTACGGTCTCGGAGCTCATGGACCCCAGTCTAGGGGCCGGTCCTTAATGCCCGACGGCGGCGCCTCCTTTGGGAAAGGAGGCACCGCCGTCGTGGTTTTTGCCGAAAAGACGCTACTCCGCTTCGACTGCCGCGGCCACGGCGGCGGTGACCGCCGGTGCCACCCGCGGGTCCAGCGGGCTGGGGACGATGTAGTCGGCCGAGAGGTCTTCGGCGGCGAGCCCGGCGATGGCGCGCGCTGCTGCGAGCTTCATGGCGGGCGTAATGCGGCGGGCACCGGCGTCGAGGGCGCCGCGGAAGATGCCGGGGAACGCCAGGACATTATTGATCTGGTTGGGGAAGTCGCTGCGGCCGGTGGCCACCACGGCGGCGTACTTTACGGCCACCTCGGGAAGGACTTCGGGGTCCGGGTTGGACAGGGCGAACACGATGGCGTCCTGGTTCATCGAGGCCAGGTGTGCCTCGTCCAGCTTTGAGGAGGAGACGCCGATGAACACGTCGGCACCGGCCAGGGCCTCGGCAGGTCCGCCGGTGACGCCGCGGGGGTTGCTGCGGCCGGCAATGTCGGCCTTCTTGCTCGCCGGGTCCGCGGCAAGGTCCTTGCGGCTGCTGTTGATGACGCCGCGGGAGTCGAGCAGGACGACGTCGGTGATCCCGGCTGCGAGCAGGATTTCGGCGACGGCGATCCCCGCCGCACCGGCGCCGGACACCACCACCTTCAGGCCTTCGAGGCCCCGGCCGGTCACCTTGGCGGCGTTGGTCAGCGCGGCAAGGGCAACGACGGCCGTCCCGTGCTGGTCGTCGTGCATGACCGGGCAGTCAAGGGCTTCGATCAGCTTTTCCTCAAGCTCAAAGCAGCGCGGCGCCGAGATGTCCTCGAGGTTGACGGCGCCAAAGCTGGGGCGCAGGCGGACCAGGGTTTCCACGATCTCGTCCACGTCCGTGGTGTTGAGGACCAGGGGGATGGAGTCGAGATCGCCGAAGGTCTTGAAGAGGGCGGACTTGCCTTCCATGACGGGCAGCGAGGCGCTGGCGCCGATGTTGCCCAGGCCCAGGACGGCAGTGCCGTCGCTGACGACGACCACCAGGCGCTCGGCCCAGGTCAGGGTGCGGGCCAGTTCGGGCTTTGCGTGGATGGCCCGGCTGACCTCGGCCACTCCGGGGGTGTAGGCGATGGACAGGTCCCGCTTGTTGGACAGCGGAACAGTGCTGGTCACGGAGAGCTTGCCGCCCTGGTGGGCGCTGAAGATTTCGTCTTCGGTCAGGGCCGTGGCTGCGGAACTGTCGGTGGCTGTGAATGCGTCAATGGACACGTCGTTGTCTCCTGGTGCTCGCCGTGGGCGCACGGCGCATGGGGCTGGAGCCCGGCCGGGCCCAAGCGGGGAAAGTAGTGCGGCAGCAAACCCAGGGGTGGCGGGTCCGTGGGAACGCCGGGGATGTTTCCGCCCTGCCGCTCCGGTCCCCCATGGTAGGCAGCCCGGGAAGGGCGATTTTGTCCTCCTTGACAAGGTTCAGCGGAGACAAAACGTTTAACCAGCCGTTTTAGTGACCTACCTCACGGCATTATGGCGTATTTAATACCTTTTTGGTCTAGACCAGTTACGCAGACTTGGCCACTGTGAAGCCCGCCCCTGCCGCACGGGACAGCCTTCCGCACGCCTTTTTCAGGTCCTCCTCGGCTTCGAAGAGGGACAACCGTCGGTTGCGCACGGACTGGACCAGACCAGTGACCGTCAGGAGGAGGACCCTCGCCCCCACGGCGTCACCGCAGGCGCCGGCGACGAGCTTCTCACTGAGTGCATCAATCTCACGCAGGAGTTCCGTGGTGTCCTTTTCCGGGTGGTACACGCCCCTGCTGAGGCATTGCTCCACGGCGGGTTGCATGACGCGCATGTGGAAGATCTCCATCAGCAGCCCGGACAGTGCACGGCCGCGGAAGCGTGGGGACGAGCCCCTGGTTCCGGCCTGCAGCTCATCCAGCTGCTGGCGGTACAGCGCCAGCATCAGGTGGGTGGGGGACGGAAAGTAACGGTAGAGGGTGCCCAGCGGGACGTCTGCTTTTTCTGCCACCCGGGAAAGTT
Protein-coding regions in this window:
- a CDS encoding TetR/AcrR family transcriptional regulator — its product is MPETFSDHPPMAARPSAPRQRLRYTRILDTAAGFARTGLDAVELSRVAEKADVPLGTLYRYFPSPTHLMLALYRQQLDELQAGTRGSSPRFRGRALSGLLMEIFHMRVMQPAVEQCLSRGVYHPEKDTTELLREIDALSEKLVAGACGDAVGARVLLLTVTGLVQSVRNRRLSLFEAEEDLKKACGRLSRAAGAGFTVAKSA
- a CDS encoding NAD(P)-dependent malic enzyme, with amino-acid sequence MSIDAFTATDSSAATALTEDEIFSAHQGGKLSVTSTVPLSNKRDLSIAYTPGVAEVSRAIHAKPELARTLTWAERLVVVVSDGTAVLGLGNIGASASLPVMEGKSALFKTFGDLDSIPLVLNTTDVDEIVETLVRLRPSFGAVNLEDISAPRCFELEEKLIEALDCPVMHDDQHGTAVVALAALTNAAKVTGRGLEGLKVVVSGAGAAGIAVAEILLAAGITDVVLLDSRGVINSSRKDLAADPASKKADIAGRSNPRGVTGGPAEALAGADVFIGVSSSKLDEAHLASMNQDAIVFALSNPDPEVLPEVAVKYAAVVATGRSDFPNQINNVLAFPGIFRGALDAGARRITPAMKLAAARAIAGLAAEDLSADYIVPSPLDPRVAPAVTAAVAAAVEAE